A DNA window from Christiangramia salexigens contains the following coding sequences:
- the deoD gene encoding purine-nucleoside phosphorylase, with protein sequence MSLHIEAKKGDIAESVLLPGDPLRAKWIAENYLENPKCYNNIRGMLGYTGNYKGKRVSVQGTGMGIPSILIYCTELIKEYGVKNLIRVGSAGSYQPDINLMDIILAMSASTNSAINQSVFPNSIFAPTANFDLLMKTTDYAKAKKIPFRAGNILTSDKFYEDDPDSFRTWADHGVLCVEMETAGLYSVAAKYGVKALAILTISDSLVTKEKITAEIRETKLAQMTELALNSF encoded by the coding sequence ATGAGTTTACATATTGAAGCAAAAAAAGGGGATATTGCAGAGTCTGTACTTCTTCCCGGAGATCCACTTAGAGCAAAATGGATCGCAGAAAATTATCTGGAAAACCCAAAGTGTTATAATAATATTAGGGGGATGCTTGGTTATACTGGTAATTACAAAGGTAAACGCGTATCTGTTCAGGGTACCGGGATGGGAATACCTTCAATTTTGATCTATTGTACCGAGTTGATTAAGGAATATGGTGTAAAAAATCTAATTAGGGTTGGAAGTGCCGGGTCCTATCAACCTGATATCAATTTGATGGACATTATTCTTGCAATGTCGGCTTCAACTAATTCGGCAATTAACCAATCTGTATTTCCTAATTCTATATTTGCGCCTACCGCAAATTTTGATCTGCTGATGAAGACAACTGATTATGCAAAAGCCAAAAAAATACCTTTCAGGGCGGGTAATATACTTACCTCAGATAAATTTTATGAAGATGATCCGGATTCCTTTAGAACCTGGGCTGATCACGGTGTATTATGTGTAGAAATGGAAACCGCCGGCTTATATTCTGTAGCGGCGAAGTATGGCGTTAAAGCTCTTGCGATCTTAACAATATCAGATTCACTTGTTACTAAAGAAAAGATAACAGCAGAAATTCGAGAGACAAAGCTGGCACAGATGACCGAGCTTGCTCTGAATTCGTTTTAG
- a CDS encoding PAS domain-containing sensor histidine kinase, whose protein sequence is MKDTFLDHGDIFNVLFEAASEGIIVVDAKQNVVASNSASERMFGYNEGELINQPLDILIPKKYHHSHHGHFSKFLDNSEKRQMGHGRDLYGVKKDGTMFPVEAGLNPFKMEGKDYVMSMVIDISVRKETQQQIRELNNRLEDKIKVRTRELSKLVEELQKLNLDLEDEIKKRKEAEKKIKNALQKEKELNELKTKFLSLVSHEFKTPLSGILTSATLAEKYIKDEQQDKRQKHLGTIRNKVHYLNNILNDFLSIERLDSGRGQYKYSNFSLKKLVNEVVYNANITLKEGQEIKYTNDIEDIDLYQDEKIIELILSNLLGNAIKYSPENTLIQFRIKLDSENVVFEIEDEGMGIPKKDQKHIFERYFRAENALLDQGTGIGLNIAKTHLENLGGSIKFESQENKGTVFTVAIPMDKS, encoded by the coding sequence TTGAAGGATACATTTCTGGATCATGGAGATATTTTTAATGTACTTTTTGAAGCAGCTTCAGAAGGAATCATAGTAGTAGATGCTAAGCAGAATGTTGTGGCTTCAAATTCAGCATCCGAACGCATGTTTGGTTATAATGAGGGGGAACTTATTAATCAACCCCTCGATATTTTGATCCCTAAAAAATACCATCATAGTCATCACGGGCATTTCAGCAAATTTCTGGATAATAGTGAAAAACGCCAGATGGGGCATGGAAGGGACCTATATGGAGTGAAAAAAGATGGAACTATGTTTCCTGTTGAGGCTGGGCTTAATCCTTTTAAAATGGAAGGTAAGGATTACGTTATGTCTATGGTGATAGATATAAGCGTTAGAAAGGAAACTCAGCAACAAATTAGGGAGCTAAACAATAGGCTTGAGGATAAGATCAAAGTAAGAACGCGGGAGTTAAGTAAATTGGTGGAAGAATTACAAAAGCTTAATCTTGATCTTGAAGACGAAATTAAGAAAAGAAAGGAAGCAGAGAAGAAAATTAAAAATGCTCTTCAAAAAGAAAAAGAACTGAATGAACTTAAGACTAAATTTCTTTCTTTAGTCTCACATGAATTTAAGACACCTTTAAGCGGTATCCTGACCTCGGCCACCCTGGCTGAAAAATATATTAAAGATGAGCAGCAGGATAAAAGACAAAAACATCTAGGAACGATAAGAAACAAAGTACATTACCTCAACAATATATTGAATGATTTTCTTTCAATAGAGCGGCTTGATAGTGGCCGGGGACAATATAAGTATTCTAATTTCAGCCTTAAAAAACTGGTAAATGAGGTGGTTTACAATGCAAATATCACACTTAAAGAGGGGCAGGAGATCAAGTACACTAATGATATTGAGGATATCGACCTTTACCAGGATGAAAAAATTATAGAACTTATTTTATCCAATTTACTTGGAAACGCGATCAAATATTCTCCGGAAAATACTTTGATTCAATTTCGTATAAAACTTGACTCGGAGAATGTAGTTTTTGAAATTGAAGATGAAGGCATGGGCATACCTAAAAAAGATCAAAAACATATTTTTGAGAGGTATTTTAGAGCTGAGAATGCATTGCTGGATCAAGGCACGGGTATAGGCTTAAATATTGCTAAGACTCATCTGGAAAATCTTGGCGGTAGTATAAAATTTGAAAGTCAGGAGAATAAAGGCACTGTATTTACGGTAGCCATTCCAATGGATAAATCCTGA
- a CDS encoding response regulator: MKKLLLIEDDSTVRENTAELLELSNYEVMTASNGKQGIEKALQEHPDLILCDIMMPEINGYGVLEAVSQDPDTRNIPFIFLSAKTEHKDIRKGMDMGADDYLTKPFEEDELLSAIESRLAKVAILHSYNNSTSANELKGNLKNLDDLRAIFSQRDLLHFKKGETIYEKGKHANFFYLIKRGVVKAHRMDNHGKELITELYKEDDFFGNHASDMQSSYDDFATSLEDTQLHAVSREEFHTILAENPKITLQLVEILNNSLSDLKKQLMDMAYGSVRKKTANTILMFAERIKKHPLKSIRISRADLAGVAGMAPESLIRTLSDFKKEGLIEIEGRNIKLLDSEALKKLQ; encoded by the coding sequence ATGAAAAAATTATTGCTAATTGAAGATGATTCTACGGTAAGGGAGAATACCGCAGAATTACTGGAGCTTTCCAATTATGAAGTAATGACGGCTTCAAATGGTAAACAAGGCATTGAAAAGGCTTTACAGGAACATCCAGATCTTATTTTATGTGATATTATGATGCCCGAAATTAATGGTTATGGTGTGTTGGAAGCTGTAAGTCAGGATCCTGATACACGAAATATTCCCTTTATATTTCTTTCTGCCAAAACAGAACATAAGGATATTCGAAAAGGAATGGACATGGGGGCAGACGATTACCTTACTAAACCTTTTGAGGAAGATGAGCTTTTAAGCGCCATAGAAAGCAGACTTGCTAAAGTCGCCATCCTTCATTCTTATAATAATTCCACATCTGCAAATGAGCTGAAGGGTAATCTTAAGAACCTGGACGATCTCAGAGCGATCTTTAGTCAACGTGATTTACTTCATTTTAAAAAGGGGGAAACGATCTACGAAAAAGGCAAACATGCAAACTTCTTCTACCTTATAAAACGTGGAGTAGTAAAAGCTCACAGGATGGATAATCATGGGAAGGAATTGATCACGGAGCTTTATAAAGAAGATGACTTTTTTGGAAATCACGCTTCAGATATGCAATCGTCTTATGATGATTTTGCAACATCCCTTGAGGATACTCAGCTTCATGCGGTTTCCCGGGAGGAGTTTCACACAATTCTGGCAGAAAACCCTAAGATCACATTACAACTCGTAGAAATATTAAATAATAGTTTGTCTGATCTGAAGAAGCAGTTAATGGATATGGCCTATGGTTCTGTTAGAAAGAAAACCGCAAATACAATTCTGATGTTTGCAGAAAGGATCAAAAAACATCCTTTAAAAAGTATACGTATATCCAGGGCAGATCTTGCGGGCGTGGCTGGCATGGCACCCGAAAGTCTTATTAGGACTCTTTCTGACTTTAAAAAGGAAGGTCTTATTGAGATTGAAGGAAGAAATATAAAATTATTGGATTCTGAGGCATTAAAAAAGCTTCAATAA
- a CDS encoding YceI family protein, whose translation MLLQFPIKFLIAGLFLSFGMNFAINAQSYELDQKTSSLMIYGTSNIHDWTISANGTKGSLKVNFEEEKLKDIENLTFMVTTKALKSGKEGMDRNTYKALNADKYQSITFEMTDVELIEQIGPSEYTVRTNGKLEIAGVTKDIELCFELVPTQQNLMLKGEHRLNMAEFDIQAPTAMFGTIKTGETVVIKFESNFNKSTKL comes from the coding sequence ATGCTTTTACAATTTCCTATAAAATTTCTGATTGCGGGCTTATTCTTAAGCTTTGGGATGAATTTCGCAATAAATGCGCAATCCTACGAATTAGATCAAAAAACCTCCAGCCTTATGATCTATGGCACATCTAATATTCACGACTGGACAATTAGCGCAAATGGAACAAAGGGATCTTTAAAAGTGAATTTTGAAGAAGAGAAGCTGAAGGATATAGAAAACCTAACATTTATGGTAACCACCAAAGCTCTGAAGAGTGGAAAGGAAGGAATGGATCGCAACACCTATAAAGCTTTAAATGCAGACAAATATCAAAGCATCACTTTTGAAATGACAGATGTAGAACTTATAGAACAAATAGGTCCATCGGAATATACTGTTAGAACAAATGGAAAACTGGAAATAGCAGGAGTTACTAAAGACATTGAGCTTTGCTTTGAGTTGGTCCCAACCCAACAAAACCTGATGCTCAAAGGAGAACACCGTCTTAACATGGCCGAATTTGACATTCAGGCTCCAACAGCAATGTTTGGAACCATTAAAACCGGAGAGACTGTCGTGATCAAATTCGAAAGCAATTTTAATAAATCAACTAAACTTTAA
- a CDS encoding YceI family protein — protein MKNLFASLLFMICFQILSAQKSTQTETFLILPESELIIAGSTNVNKFDCKFNIDLISGYMTVEYAEESNCIRFSNLDLNLLTEGFDCGNKRMNSDFQHLLMSDKFPEIQIRISEIQLISDEYLKTFISVRLAGIEQNYDFPVLLGNNSFAGKFKLNIRDFGLEPPKKVLGLIEVDEIIEVRFKLMIERKY, from the coding sequence ATGAAAAATCTTTTCGCCAGTTTACTTTTTATGATCTGTTTTCAAATTCTCAGCGCTCAGAAAAGCACACAAACAGAGACTTTTTTAATCTTGCCCGAAAGTGAACTCATAATTGCCGGTAGTACTAATGTTAACAAGTTTGATTGCAAATTCAATATTGACCTCATTTCCGGTTATATGACCGTAGAATATGCTGAAGAATCCAATTGCATTAGATTTTCCAACCTGGATCTAAATTTACTTACTGAAGGATTTGACTGCGGAAATAAACGCATGAATTCAGATTTTCAACATTTGCTGATGTCCGATAAATTTCCCGAGATCCAGATAAGGATTAGTGAAATCCAACTTATATCAGATGAATATCTTAAAACTTTTATCTCGGTTAGACTGGCCGGAATAGAACAGAACTACGATTTTCCGGTACTATTAGGAAACAATAGTTTTGCGGGAAAGTTCAAACTTAATATCCGTGATTTTGGATTGGAACCTCCAAAAAAGGTACTTGGATTGATTGAAGTAGATGAAATCATCGAGGTTAGATTCAAGCTTATGATAGAAAGAAAATACTAA